AAAGCATTCGCTTCGGCAGTGACGATGCTCACGGTGTTGATCGATGCTCCCGTTTCCGGATCTTTCCAATTGCTGGAGATCCCGGCTAAGGCCATCGGCGCATCATCCTTGAACCGGATGTGGTACGGAAATGTACGTTTCGCAAAGTGGAAGAATTCGAAGAACCCATCCACGAGTATTAAGCACCGGTGCTGTACTGCAATGCGAAATGCGGGTTTCTCGAAAATGGTTTCACCACGTGCATTCAACGTCTGTCTGCTAACAATTGCGGCTTGTGCATGGTCCTTTACCCAGTGCGGAATAAGGCCCCAACGCACCAGATCGAACCTCGGGCCATCATCCCGTGTAAAACACAGCAACTTAGGATGTGCGAACCCGCTGATGTGGAACATGGCCGGCTGCGTTGCCGTAAGTTCTTCCAATTGCAGTTGAAGTTCCTTTACCTCATCTTCACTTGCACCCGCACGTTTGGCGTAGGTGATCTTCTTTTTGGTCAGATATGCGACCGTGTAACACATAACTATAATGCGCTAAGCGGGAAGGTTTCTTTCAAGCGGATCCCTTTCTCCGTGCGCTCCAGTGTTGCGCATTGGTTGGTCGCATCGTGCTCGAAAAAGAGAACCAGTTGATCATCCGCAGCACGTTCAAGAAATGCAGCTTTCTCCGTCATGGTCAACAGAGGCCGCGTGTCATAGGCCATTACCCAAGGCAACGGTATGTGATGCACGCTCGGCAATAGATCGGCCATGTATACCAGTGTTCGCCCTTTGTATGCAATGTGTGGTATCATCATGGCATCGGTATGGCCGTTCACGGTAAGTATATCCACGGAATGGAATACATCCTTCACGAACACATTCTCGTCAGCTTTCGCACGCGAAGCAGGCACCAGTTTCAATTGTCCACTCTCTTCGATCGGAAGAATGTTCTCCTTCAGAAAGCTGGCCTTTTCGCGCGGATTCGGCTTTGTGGCCCATTCCCAGTGATCGGCATTGCTCCAATAGGTAGCGTTCTTAAAGGCCGGAACAAGCAGTTCGCCTTGCCTTTTGATGGAGCCACCGCAATGATCAAAGTGCAAATGGGTAAGAAAAACATCCGTGATCTCATCGGTGCTGAATCCCGCTCTTTTCAATGAGCTATCAAGTGAGTCATCACCATGCAGGTCGTAATGCCCGAAGAATTTTGCATCCTGCTTATCGCCGATCCCGTTGTCGATCAGGATCAGTCGATCTCCTTCTTCGATCAAGAGGCAGCGCATGGCCCATGTGCAGAGGTTATTCGCATCTGGTGCATGACGTTTCTCCCAAACGGTCCTGGGCACCACACCGAACATGGCACCACCATCGAGTTTGAAGAAACCCGTATCGATCACATGTAGATTCATGGTGTAAAGGTCGTAATGATCGAAAGAATAGTGAACCCTGTTCATGCTATCGACAAATACCCGTGAATGATCTCTGTCATTTCGCGTCGAATGGTCGGTCTGGACGGATCATCTTCGTGCCATGCGTCACGTACATTTCATCGCGATAGGCGGCAGCGCCATGCACAATATGGCAATTGCCTTGCACCAGCAGGGGTTTGAGGTGACAGGTAGCGATGATGAGATCTTTGAGCCAAGCCGCACGCGCTTGGAACGATTGGGTCTGTTACCGGATAAACTGGGTTGGGATGCAAGTAATATCCACTCTGGATTGGAAGCGGTGATCCTTGGGATGCACGCGCGCTTGGATAACCCCGAACTGATCCGCGCACAAGAATTGGGTATACCGATCTACAGCTACCCCACCTATTTCTACGAGCGCACAAAGAATAAGACACGCGTAGTGATCGGCGGAAGCCACGGTAAGACCACCATAACCAGCATGATCGTGCATGTG
This genomic window from Flavobacteriales bacterium contains:
- a CDS encoding SOS response-associated peptidase; this translates as MCYTVAYLTKKKITYAKRAGASEDEVKELQLQLEELTATQPAMFHISGFAHPKLLCFTRDDGPRFDLVRWGLIPHWVKDHAQAAIVSRQTLNARGETIFEKPAFRIAVQHRCLILVDGFFEFFHFAKRTFPYHIRFKDDAPMALAGISSNWKDPETGASINTVSIVTAEANALMARIHNNPKAKGPRMPFIIPKELDELWLSSSTDRDRISDLISPFTENDLEAFTVAPLLGKHASPNTHRAIEPFEYPELALLG
- a CDS encoding MBL fold metallo-hydrolase, which gives rise to MNLHVIDTGFFKLDGGAMFGVVPRTVWEKRHAPDANNLCTWAMRCLLIEEGDRLILIDNGIGDKQDAKFFGHYDLHGDDSLDSSLKRAGFSTDEITDVFLTHLHFDHCGGSIKRQGELLVPAFKNATYWSNADHWEWATKPNPREKASFLKENILPIEESGQLKLVPASRAKADENVFVKDVFHSVDILTVNGHTDAMMIPHIAYKGRTLVYMADLLPSVHHIPLPWVMAYDTRPLLTMTEKAAFLERAADDQLVLFFEHDATNQCATLERTEKGIRLKETFPLSAL